A single region of the Kocuria rosea genome encodes:
- the rsmA gene encoding 16S rRNA (adenine(1518)-N(6)/adenine(1519)-N(6))-dimethyltransferase RsmA — MTESTAPEPAARALLGPAEIRALAEQLGIRPTKTLGQNFVIDPNTIRRIIAAARLGEHETVLEVGPGLGSLTLGLLDAAEQVVAVEIDPPLAAQLPHTVERLRPERAGRLTVLEQDAMRVQELPAEPTALVANLPYNVAVPVLLHLLARFPSIRRGLVMVQEEVADRLAAAPGSKVYGVPSVKASWYAEVTKAGTIGKNVFWPAPKIASGLVRFVRREQPVADVDRELVFAAVDAAFAQRRKTLRAALAGWAGSAAAAGEILEAAGIDPGERGEKLDVHEFARIARAGAAAGLTAGVRGA, encoded by the coding sequence GTGACAGAATCCACCGCGCCAGAGCCCGCCGCCCGCGCCCTGCTGGGGCCCGCGGAGATCCGGGCGCTCGCCGAGCAGCTCGGGATCCGGCCGACCAAGACGCTGGGGCAGAACTTCGTGATCGACCCCAACACGATCCGGCGGATCATCGCCGCCGCGCGGCTGGGGGAGCACGAGACGGTGCTCGAGGTGGGACCTGGCCTCGGCTCGCTGACCCTGGGGCTGCTGGACGCCGCCGAGCAGGTCGTGGCGGTGGAGATCGACCCCCCGCTGGCGGCGCAGCTGCCGCACACCGTGGAGCGGCTGCGCCCCGAGCGGGCCGGACGGCTGACCGTGCTCGAGCAGGACGCCATGCGCGTGCAGGAGCTGCCCGCCGAGCCGACCGCCCTGGTGGCGAACCTGCCCTACAACGTGGCCGTCCCGGTGCTGCTGCACCTGCTGGCCCGCTTCCCCTCGATCCGCCGCGGGCTGGTCATGGTGCAGGAGGAGGTCGCGGACCGGCTGGCCGCGGCGCCGGGCTCCAAGGTGTACGGGGTGCCGTCGGTCAAGGCCTCCTGGTACGCGGAGGTCACCAAGGCCGGGACGATCGGGAAGAACGTGTTCTGGCCGGCGCCGAAGATCGCCTCGGGGCTGGTGCGCTTCGTCCGCCGCGAGCAGCCGGTGGCGGACGTGGACCGGGAGCTGGTCTTCGCCGCGGTGGACGCCGCCTTTGCCCAGCGGCGCAAGACCCTGCGGGCCGCCCTCGCCGGCTGGGCGGGCTCCGCCGCGGCGGCCGGCGAGATCCTCGAGGCCGCCGGGATCGACCCCGGGGAGCGCGGGGAGAAGCTGGACGTCCACGAGTTCGCCCGGATCGCGCGGGCCGGCGCCGCCGCGGGCCTGACCGCCGGGGTGCGCGGGGCATGA
- a CDS encoding DUF559 domain-containing protein — translation MTEPMSLHQLHDTGLSGRGIRRRLRDGDLHRVHPGYFTASDAYLRLRPEEQALLRHRALSRAASVPPIFCLASAALVHGLDLRRVPARLHTLTRPGQGTHNGYAGIVRHQEPLPASDIVTVGGLRATTGERTLLDCARLLPFTDAVVLADQAHCFGLTRARLEQRLPEWAGRRGVRRARRVLAAMDTRSESVGETLTRLMLAESVLPAPELQWVIVGRTGTYRADFAWPEQWLVLEFDGESKYSDSAATVIRNERRREVEIQELGWTVIRVGWHDVVRTPAATVDRISAALRRTATPR, via the coding sequence ATGACCGAGCCCATGAGCCTCCACCAGCTGCACGACACCGGCCTCAGCGGCCGAGGGATCCGGCGCCGCCTCCGCGACGGAGATCTCCACCGGGTCCACCCTGGCTACTTCACGGCGTCGGACGCCTATCTGCGACTTAGACCCGAGGAGCAGGCGCTGCTCCGGCACCGGGCGCTCAGCCGGGCTGCCTCCGTGCCGCCGATCTTCTGTCTCGCCTCGGCGGCCCTGGTGCACGGCCTGGATCTTCGGCGCGTCCCGGCCCGTCTGCACACGCTCACCCGGCCGGGGCAGGGAACCCACAACGGATACGCCGGCATCGTGAGGCACCAGGAGCCCCTGCCGGCGTCCGACATCGTCACTGTCGGCGGGCTGCGCGCGACCACAGGTGAACGAACTCTGCTGGACTGCGCCCGCCTGCTGCCTTTCACGGACGCCGTGGTCCTGGCAGACCAGGCGCACTGTTTCGGTCTCACGCGGGCCCGGTTGGAGCAACGACTACCGGAGTGGGCCGGCCGACGCGGCGTGCGCAGAGCTCGGCGCGTGCTCGCCGCCATGGACACGCGCTCTGAATCCGTGGGTGAGACCCTTACCCGCCTCATGCTGGCGGAGTCCGTCCTGCCGGCGCCGGAGCTGCAGTGGGTGATCGTGGGCCGGACGGGGACCTACCGGGCCGACTTCGCGTGGCCCGAGCAGTGGCTGGTGCTCGAGTTCGACGGCGAGAGCAAGTACAGCGACTCCGCGGCCACGGTGATCCGCAACGAACGGCGGCGCGAGGTCGAGATCCAAGAGCTCGGGTGGACCGTCATCCGGGTCGGTTGGCACGACGTCGTCCGTACCCCGGCCGCGACCGTCGACCGGATCTCGGCCGCACTGCGCCGCACGGCAACGCCCCGCTGA
- a CDS encoding TatD family hydrolase: protein MTDPNATLLAASLWPDPAARPAPAPGAAPAAYEPEHYAVPEDVPAGEGTRRRSAQADDGRRRNLSYPPAPEPLPHPVADNHTHLDLQDGRVQVSVRDAADAAALAGVGGLVQVGCDVPSSRFAVAAAEADPRVLAAVALHPNEAPKLAAAGTLDEALAAIRSLGEHERVRAFGETGLDYYRTEGEGREHQKRSFREHIRFAQETGKALQIHDRDAHADVVAVLLEEGAPERTVFHCFSGDEELARTCNEHGWYMSFSGTVTFKNSHDLKAALRTARPELVLTETDAPFLTPHPYRGRPNASYVVNYTVRGMADILEQELEPLCERLWANTLEVYGPF from the coding sequence GTGACCGACCCCAACGCCACCCTCCTCGCCGCCTCCCTGTGGCCCGACCCCGCCGCCCGGCCCGCTCCCGCCCCGGGCGCGGCCCCCGCCGCCTACGAGCCCGAGCACTACGCCGTGCCCGAGGACGTCCCCGCGGGGGAGGGCACCCGGCGCCGTTCCGCCCAGGCCGACGACGGGCGCCGCCGCAACCTCTCCTACCCGCCCGCCCCGGAGCCGCTGCCGCACCCGGTGGCCGACAACCACACCCACCTCGACCTGCAGGACGGCCGGGTCCAGGTCTCGGTCCGGGACGCCGCGGACGCCGCCGCCCTCGCCGGGGTGGGCGGGCTCGTCCAGGTCGGCTGCGACGTCCCCTCCTCCCGCTTCGCCGTGGCCGCCGCCGAGGCCGACCCCCGGGTGCTGGCCGCCGTGGCGCTGCACCCCAACGAGGCGCCGAAGCTCGCGGCCGCCGGGACCCTCGACGAGGCGCTCGCCGCGATCCGTTCCCTGGGGGAGCACGAGCGGGTCCGGGCCTTCGGCGAGACCGGTCTCGACTACTACCGCACCGAGGGAGAGGGACGGGAGCACCAGAAGCGGTCCTTCCGGGAGCACATCCGCTTCGCCCAGGAGACCGGCAAGGCGCTGCAGATCCACGACCGGGACGCCCACGCCGACGTCGTCGCCGTCCTGCTGGAGGAGGGCGCCCCCGAGCGCACCGTGTTCCACTGCTTCTCCGGGGACGAGGAGCTCGCGCGCACCTGCAACGAGCACGGCTGGTACATGTCCTTCTCCGGGACCGTCACCTTCAAGAACAGCCACGACCTCAAGGCCGCGCTGCGCACCGCCCGCCCCGAGCTCGTGCTCACCGAGACCGACGCGCCGTTCCTCACCCCCCACCCGTACCGGGGCCGGCCCAACGCCAGCTACGTGGTCAACTACACCGTGCGCGGCATGGCGGACATCCTCGAGCAGGAACTCGAGCCGCTGTGCGAGCGCCTCTGGGCGAACACCTTGGAGGTGTACGGCCCCTTCTGA
- a CDS encoding AAA family ATPase, whose translation MESFPQYTQAILDRINAVIDGKPEAARTALSVLLAGGHLLVEDVPGVGKTMLARTLATAIGGTVSRVQFTPDLLPTDITGVSVYDQARREFEFKPGPVFANVVIGDEINRASAKTQSALLECMAEGQVTADGTTYRLSTPFMVVATQNPVEMDGTFPLPEAQRDRFTARISMGYPDTAAEMTMLTDHGGGSPLEGLQPVVSLEDAARLVAHVRGIHVSDAVRAYIVALGQATRSHPQIRLGASPRALLQLQAAARAEAALSGREYVLPDDVRAVAVPVLAHRLILDRRAGTDSAEELVRAVLDEVRVPAEHTPRTR comes from the coding sequence ATGGAGTCCTTCCCCCAGTACACGCAGGCGATCCTGGACCGGATCAACGCGGTGATCGACGGCAAGCCGGAGGCGGCGCGCACGGCCCTGAGCGTGCTGCTGGCCGGCGGGCACCTGCTGGTCGAGGACGTGCCGGGCGTGGGCAAGACCATGCTGGCGCGCACGCTGGCCACCGCGATCGGCGGGACGGTCTCGCGCGTGCAGTTCACCCCGGACCTGCTGCCCACGGACATCACGGGCGTGTCGGTGTACGACCAGGCCCGGCGCGAGTTCGAGTTCAAGCCCGGTCCGGTGTTCGCCAACGTGGTGATCGGGGACGAGATCAACCGGGCCTCGGCCAAGACGCAGTCCGCGCTGCTCGAGTGCATGGCGGAGGGACAGGTCACGGCGGACGGCACGACCTACCGGCTGTCGACCCCGTTCATGGTGGTGGCCACGCAGAACCCTGTGGAGATGGACGGCACGTTCCCGCTGCCGGAGGCGCAGCGGGACCGGTTCACGGCCCGGATCTCGATGGGCTACCCGGACACCGCGGCGGAGATGACGATGCTCACCGACCACGGCGGCGGCTCCCCGCTGGAGGGCCTGCAGCCGGTGGTCTCCCTCGAGGACGCGGCCCGCCTGGTGGCGCACGTGCGCGGCATCCACGTCTCGGACGCGGTGCGCGCCTACATCGTGGCGCTGGGCCAGGCCACGCGCTCGCACCCGCAGATCCGGCTGGGCGCCAGCCCGCGGGCGCTGCTCCAGCTGCAGGCCGCGGCCCGCGCGGAGGCCGCCCTGAGCGGGCGCGAGTACGTGCTGCCCGACGACGTGCGGGCGGTCGCGGTGCCGGTGCTCGCCCACCGCCTGATCCTGGACCGGCGCGCCGGCACCGACTCCGCGGAGGAGCTGGTGCGGGCGGTGCTGGACGAGGTGCGGGTCCCGGCCGAGCACACCCCCCGGACCCGATGA
- a CDS encoding DUF58 domain-containing protein: MRRRPAPGRTAEGERAEQPVDSRARFTGRGWAFLGAGALCLLLATWLGRKDVLALALFLGGAPLFAAMSLYVVKPRVLLKRGVDPALVTAGDSAVVRLRVRHRTRRGGTVTGAVAVHETVPEPLGGDRELVVEAGGEPAAYTVRPRRRGVYALGPATVRVADPFGLAAELLDASERTSLHVAPDPVELPEISADRLRESGTDPSRTAQPQPGPDNVTTREYRHGDPMRRVHWAASAKHGQLMVRQEDPRSTRRLTLVLDRDETSWPGERLWAGVLPSTAEFEWAVSFTAAVLEHLTQRETALHALDTFGRPLPRGGEDDDDAPARTRATAVTDDGAEDARHGLARVRPEPAPRETGPGGTAEDALAERFDRDGLVHPVLLVSGDLSAAAAERVLGGTRRAAAGSAVLVTSSADHVPDGAGVLEAAGWSVVVVPASAAPEDAWAQLGSGTRAAGAVR, translated from the coding sequence ATGAGGCGCCGGCCGGCGCCGGGGCGCACGGCGGAGGGCGAGCGGGCGGAGCAGCCCGTGGACTCCCGCGCCCGGTTCACGGGGCGCGGCTGGGCCTTCCTGGGGGCCGGCGCCCTGTGCCTGCTGCTGGCCACCTGGCTGGGCCGCAAGGACGTGCTGGCGCTGGCCCTGTTCCTCGGCGGCGCCCCCCTGTTCGCGGCCATGTCCCTGTACGTGGTGAAGCCCAGGGTGCTGCTCAAGCGCGGCGTGGACCCGGCGCTGGTGACGGCCGGGGACTCCGCGGTGGTCCGGCTGCGCGTGCGGCACCGGACCCGGCGCGGCGGGACGGTCACCGGGGCGGTCGCCGTGCACGAGACGGTCCCGGAGCCGCTGGGCGGGGACCGCGAGCTGGTCGTGGAGGCCGGCGGGGAGCCCGCCGCCTACACCGTGCGCCCCCGCCGCCGGGGCGTGTACGCCCTGGGGCCGGCCACCGTGCGGGTGGCCGACCCGTTCGGCCTCGCCGCCGAGCTGCTCGACGCCTCCGAGCGCACGTCCCTGCACGTGGCCCCGGACCCCGTGGAGCTGCCGGAGATCAGCGCCGACCGGCTGCGGGAGTCCGGCACCGACCCGTCCCGGACCGCGCAGCCGCAGCCGGGCCCGGACAACGTCACCACCCGCGAGTACCGGCACGGCGACCCGATGCGCCGGGTGCACTGGGCCGCCTCCGCGAAGCACGGCCAGCTGATGGTCCGCCAGGAGGACCCCCGCAGCACCCGCCGCCTCACCCTGGTCCTGGACCGCGACGAGACCTCCTGGCCCGGGGAGCGCCTGTGGGCCGGCGTGCTCCCCAGCACCGCCGAGTTCGAGTGGGCCGTGTCCTTCACGGCCGCCGTGCTCGAGCACCTCACCCAGCGCGAGACCGCCCTGCACGCCCTCGACACCTTCGGCCGCCCGCTCCCCCGCGGTGGCGAGGACGACGACGACGCTCCCGCCCGCACCCGCGCCACCGCCGTCACCGACGACGGCGCCGAGGACGCCCGGCACGGGCTGGCGCGCGTCCGCCCCGAGCCCGCACCCCGGGAGACGGGGCCCGGCGGGACCGCGGAGGACGCGCTGGCCGAGCGGTTCGACCGCGACGGCCTGGTCCACCCCGTGCTGCTGGTCTCGGGGGACCTCTCCGCCGCGGCCGCCGAGCGGGTCCTGGGCGGCACGCGGCGGGCGGCCGCCGGCAGCGCGGTGCTGGTGACCTCCTCCGCCGACCACGTCCCGGACGGGGCGGGGGTGCTCGAGGCGGCGGGCTGGTCCGTCGTCGTCGTGCCGGCGTCCGCCGCGCCCGAGGACGCGTGGGCGCAGCTGGGCTCCGGGACCCGCGCGGCCGGGGCCGTCCGGTGA
- a CDS encoding DUF3488 and transglutaminase-like domain-containing protein → MSAAVRTPAPTRPPETAGPPEDARTGRRPVRAVLGLAGTVLVAVGLSLVALTGVLDGAGWVPGALLAALAVVVATTTSRLLRLPGLLAPLFGAGALTLVLTLLFLREPALLGLVPTPGSLSLGAELWREAAGIVAERPAPYPGGAALAFVAALATGLVTLFVDTVLVALRAPGLSALGVLALLVVPALVLPGSVGAAGTAAAVLAALVLLGGGRRFGAVREPRTAAAPGSWPRALVVGAGVLAVTLLVPGLVPGFVNGAFPQGSGLAGERASGVGPLRAVGQDLRSAQQLPRLEYTTSTDEPELLRVLTLSDFSGAEWFPDTTGLDPELDDLGPTPLRPVGGGPERSTAVELRDWSERWLPLPWAPVDVAGLEDGGWAWSPLDLTVHGEQVPPEGTAYEVRSIVPEPTSARLREAPAAPDSPELAPFRELPGETPAALRDAARERAGDAPTAFDQALALQEWLRSDEFRYDVDAPLAQGYDAGGMASLEEFLAVRTGYAGHFAPAMAVMARELGIPARVAVGYLPATGAAPDQSADPDEPFGDAAEAGAFTVLPRDAHAWPELWFEGSGWVRFEPTPGTGDLPGYAAEGPQDGDGQSQEGEGTAEPTGAPSDAPTPASTADSPDEDAPSAEPTAVPTPESPAAPEPDDDAGPAGWLPWLAGILTAALLALLAALPRLLRSRRRRRRMRVLGDAQAPAADRALAGWAEVEDLGVDHGLGRAAAETPRAYVDRLGAVVPAAAPALGRLGRDVERALYAPGTAEWTPEAGPEDVAALRTGLAERGGPGARRARWLPRSVTTRSVPPRG, encoded by the coding sequence GTGAGCGCCGCCGTCCGCACCCCTGCGCCCACCCGCCCGCCGGAGACCGCCGGACCGCCGGAGGACGCCAGGACGGGCCGCCGCCCGGTGCGCGCCGTGCTGGGCCTGGCCGGCACGGTCCTCGTGGCGGTCGGGCTGTCCCTCGTGGCGCTGACCGGGGTCCTCGACGGCGCGGGCTGGGTCCCCGGCGCGCTGCTCGCGGCCCTCGCCGTGGTCGTGGCGACCACGACGTCCCGCCTGCTGCGGCTGCCGGGCCTGCTGGCGCCCCTGTTCGGCGCCGGCGCCCTGACGCTCGTGCTCACGCTGCTGTTCCTGCGCGAGCCCGCGCTGCTCGGCCTCGTGCCCACCCCCGGGAGCCTGTCCCTCGGCGCGGAGCTGTGGCGGGAGGCGGCCGGGATCGTCGCGGAGCGGCCGGCCCCGTATCCGGGGGGCGCGGCGCTCGCGTTCGTCGCCGCCCTCGCCACGGGTCTCGTGACCCTGTTCGTGGACACGGTGCTCGTGGCGCTGCGGGCGCCGGGGCTCAGCGCGCTCGGCGTGCTGGCGCTGCTGGTGGTGCCCGCCCTGGTGCTGCCCGGGAGCGTGGGCGCGGCCGGGACGGCGGCCGCCGTGCTCGCGGCCCTGGTCCTGCTCGGCGGCGGACGGCGCTTCGGCGCGGTCCGCGAGCCCCGCACCGCCGCGGCGCCGGGCAGCTGGCCGCGGGCCCTCGTGGTGGGCGCCGGTGTGCTCGCGGTGACCCTGCTGGTCCCGGGCCTGGTCCCCGGCTTCGTCAACGGCGCGTTCCCCCAGGGCAGCGGTCTCGCCGGCGAGCGCGCCTCCGGGGTGGGCCCGCTGCGGGCCGTGGGACAGGACCTGCGCTCCGCGCAGCAGCTGCCGCGCCTCGAGTACACGACGAGCACGGACGAGCCGGAGCTGCTGCGGGTCCTCACGCTCTCCGACTTCTCCGGGGCGGAGTGGTTCCCGGACACCACCGGGCTGGACCCCGAGCTCGACGACCTCGGCCCCACCCCGCTGCGCCCCGTGGGCGGGGGCCCCGAGCGCAGCACCGCCGTGGAGCTGCGGGACTGGTCCGAGCGCTGGCTGCCGCTGCCGTGGGCGCCCGTGGACGTGGCGGGGCTCGAGGACGGCGGCTGGGCCTGGAGCCCGCTCGACCTCACCGTGCACGGGGAGCAGGTCCCGCCGGAAGGCACCGCCTACGAGGTCCGCTCGATCGTGCCCGAGCCCACGTCCGCGCGGCTGCGCGAGGCCCCCGCCGCGCCGGACTCCCCGGAGCTCGCCCCGTTCCGCGAACTGCCGGGCGAGACCCCGGCCGCCCTCCGGGACGCGGCCCGGGAGCGGGCGGGGGACGCCCCCACCGCCTTCGACCAGGCCCTGGCCCTGCAGGAGTGGCTGCGCTCGGACGAGTTCCGCTACGACGTGGACGCCCCGCTCGCGCAGGGCTACGACGCCGGCGGCATGGCCTCCCTCGAGGAGTTCCTGGCCGTGCGCACGGGCTACGCCGGTCACTTCGCCCCTGCGATGGCCGTCATGGCCCGGGAGCTCGGCATCCCCGCCCGCGTGGCGGTCGGCTACCTTCCGGCCACCGGCGCCGCCCCGGACCAGTCGGCGGACCCCGACGAGCCGTTCGGGGACGCGGCGGAGGCGGGCGCCTTCACGGTCCTGCCCCGCGACGCGCACGCGTGGCCGGAGCTGTGGTTCGAGGGCTCCGGGTGGGTGCGCTTCGAGCCGACCCCCGGCACCGGCGACCTCCCCGGCTACGCCGCCGAGGGGCCGCAGGACGGGGACGGGCAGTCGCAGGAGGGCGAGGGCACCGCGGAGCCCACCGGCGCGCCGAGCGACGCCCCCACCCCGGCGAGCACGGCGGACAGCCCCGACGAGGACGCCCCCTCCGCCGAGCCGACCGCCGTGCCGACCCCGGAGTCCCCCGCCGCGCCGGAGCCCGACGACGACGCCGGACCGGCCGGGTGGCTGCCGTGGCTGGCCGGGATCCTGACCGCCGCGCTGCTCGCCCTGCTGGCCGCCCTCCCCCGGCTCCTCCGGTCCCGCCGGCGCCGGCGCCGGATGCGGGTGCTGGGCGATGCGCAGGCGCCGGCGGCCGATCGGGCCCTGGCGGGGTGGGCGGAGGTCGAGGACCTGGGTGTCGACCATGGGCTGGGCCGCGCCGCCGCGGAGACGCCCCGGGCCTACGTGGACCGGCTCGGCGCCGTGGTCCCGGCCGCCGCGCCGGCGCTGGGGCGGCTCGGCCGGGACGTGGAGCGGGCCCTCTACGCGCCGGGCACCGCGGAATGGACCCCCGAGGCCGGCCCGGAGGACGTCGCCGCGCTGCGGACGGGTCTCGCCGAGCGCGGCGGCCCCGGCGCACGGCGCGCCCGGTGGCTCCCCCGCTCGGTGACGACCCGCTCGGTGCCGCCCCGCGGCTGA